A genomic window from Halococcus salsus includes:
- a CDS encoding DUF7260 family protein, with protein MTSQAIEPISNAHERVEREQARTQAEKRAFQRFHSLVADIECKHSQDGAWRQHQQSIHTLSDTEPGGTTVGRIEDAFQETLLDTSHYHNEYNDASIYETIAAELGPAISHILKQNSYITSDLQTTILGTAEQASRDRKAFLIWLDQEATSLTEADNQLCEITTTVSKLADPPFEARSAEDLRAIRDQLYALEHDCDMLANQRQAFLNERPPLDNLHLNGKGFNEYLYSSQDFTYPVLLEITACVERIQRVHGKICKHLVTE; from the coding sequence ATGACCTCACAAGCGATCGAACCTATCAGCAACGCGCATGAGCGCGTTGAGCGTGAGCAGGCCCGAACACAGGCTGAAAAGCGTGCATTTCAGCGATTTCATAGTCTTGTTGCCGACATCGAATGCAAACACTCCCAGGACGGGGCGTGGAGGCAACATCAGCAATCAATCCACACACTCTCCGATACGGAACCTGGCGGAACAACGGTCGGACGAATTGAGGATGCCTTTCAGGAGACGCTTCTGGATACTAGCCACTATCACAATGAGTACAACGACGCCTCGATCTACGAAACCATTGCGGCAGAACTCGGGCCAGCTATTAGTCATATCCTCAAGCAGAACAGTTACATCACCTCGGATCTCCAGACGACGATCCTTGGCACTGCAGAGCAGGCGTCTCGCGATCGTAAAGCGTTCTTGATATGGCTCGATCAGGAAGCGACATCGCTCACGGAGGCTGACAACCAGCTGTGCGAGATTACCACTACTGTCTCCAAGTTGGCTGATCCACCGTTTGAAGCACGGTCCGCCGAGGATCTCAGAGCTATCCGTGACCAACTCTACGCGCTTGAACACGACTGCGATATGCTTGCCAATCAACGCCAAGCGTTCCTTAATGAACGACCACCATTGGACAACCTGCATCTCAATGGGAAGGGTTTTAATGAGTACCTCTATTCCTCACAGGACTTCACGTACCCTGTCTTATTAGAAATAACAGCCTGTGTCGAGAGAATACAACGAGTACATGGCAAGATATGTAAACACTTAGTTACTGAATGA